In Leptospiraceae bacterium, a genomic segment contains:
- a CDS encoding TonB-dependent receptor: protein MKHSPNYFFVLCILFTLSIFSQTRNSDKLFTPKEELNREIEELKQEKKRLEEEIRNLDKAKEKNLLPKESTSSNTDKTYKEEDFFKLEDNIVITASRKVQKVSEAPASVYVITDKQIRARGYRTLVDALHDVPGFDFQHTYGVYPELIHQRGLVGENNRTLVYVDGVPDNNINENAVLAGTIRFPLNNVARIEIVSGPASALYGANAFNGIINIITKDGKTHPGNHVDFTYGGWEKNLANPGYSASFSARGNSGVNASDIQYSVGGYYYKTDGPNFSNTGRLDKPGFENRANQNDINYFTETKACGGVCNQNANAIGNWWSPTYNNSKEDTYNLSAKFSKGGFRFQTVNWQYQQGQGTFGNGTEQIDSNQRGLDTGKFDSRNLARLYGIIKDPKNIGTGGFIGSHWDFKNNSVTVGYLHKFSEKLNLDSELVTRSTQILSSSNEFYPNSTDTSAYYRPNDVSPAAGAKAIRGASVYSRPDNNYQLEEKLQYNQSDKLSTTAGLVVRQFITPKDYNSYERFTYNTYSGYIQQIYKPVEKIVITAGVRHDISTTYGNATNPRLSFIFKPNSDLTLKFLFGTGFREPSAKELFTQTAQRKPNPALRPELMRAHEIGVGYRFFKKYYVSGQGYYNRVTNLILEFATTDTTTLNGIVPKNPWQQYQNLGIARIYGFELETNLHLLDQLQFFLNYTYTKGEYDRLPSTLQTSPATTGRVGDNPIEDLNMSAFRQATVTPQTPNGLNTVPRSGQIPNIAPHKVNLGFTLLPFPNLSIYTGINYVDIRRTVSTDPVRTVKGYAMLKLNIRYENFIYEGLYLQLHVNNLFNEQFYDPGIRSATGTYYPTMHPLEKRNIWFTVGYTF from the coding sequence GAAGAAGATTTCTTTAAATTGGAAGACAACATTGTAATCACAGCTTCTAGGAAAGTTCAAAAAGTTTCCGAAGCTCCGGCTTCCGTCTACGTAATTACAGATAAACAAATTCGTGCGAGAGGATACAGAACATTAGTCGATGCACTCCATGATGTGCCCGGCTTTGATTTTCAACATACTTATGGCGTTTACCCTGAACTCATTCATCAGCGCGGATTAGTTGGAGAGAATAATCGAACCTTGGTCTATGTAGATGGGGTTCCTGATAATAATATTAATGAAAATGCAGTGCTAGCAGGCACTATTCGTTTTCCGCTGAATAACGTCGCTAGAATTGAAATTGTTTCCGGTCCAGCTTCTGCTCTTTACGGTGCCAATGCTTTTAATGGAATTATCAATATCATCACTAAAGATGGAAAGACTCATCCAGGAAATCACGTTGATTTCACTTATGGAGGGTGGGAAAAAAATTTAGCAAATCCAGGATACTCCGCTAGCTTTTCTGCTAGAGGCAATTCAGGTGTAAACGCAAGTGATATACAATACAGTGTAGGTGGATATTATTATAAAACTGATGGACCTAATTTTTCTAATACAGGAAGACTTGATAAGCCAGGATTCGAAAATAGAGCCAATCAAAATGATATAAATTATTTTACAGAAACAAAGGCTTGTGGTGGTGTTTGTAACCAGAATGCAAATGCAATTGGCAATTGGTGGTCTCCTACTTACAATAATTCGAAAGAGGATACTTATAATTTGTCGGCAAAGTTTAGTAAAGGTGGATTTCGTTTTCAAACAGTGAATTGGCAATACCAGCAGGGGCAGGGGACATTTGGAAATGGGACAGAGCAAATTGATAGCAACCAAAGAGGATTGGATACAGGAAAATTTGATTCTAGAAATTTAGCTCGACTATATGGAATCATAAAAGACCCAAAAAACATTGGAACAGGAGGTTTCATTGGGTCTCACTGGGATTTTAAAAATAATAGTGTAACAGTGGGTTACCTCCATAAGTTCTCAGAAAAGCTCAATTTAGACAGTGAGCTTGTTACCCGCTCTACGCAAATTTTAAGTTCAAGCAATGAATTCTATCCAAATTCAACAGACACCTCTGCCTACTATCGTCCGAACGATGTATCTCCTGCTGCTGGTGCAAAGGCTATTCGTGGCGCATCTGTTTACTCAAGACCGGATAATAACTATCAGCTTGAAGAGAAGCTTCAATACAATCAATCTGATAAACTTTCCACTACGGCTGGTTTAGTAGTCAGACAATTTATTACTCCAAAAGATTATAACAGTTATGAACGATTTACCTACAATACCTATTCTGGTTATATACAACAAATCTATAAACCTGTTGAAAAAATCGTAATCACAGCCGGAGTCAGACATGATATTTCAACAACCTACGGTAATGCAACAAATCCAAGGCTTAGTTTTATCTTTAAGCCTAATAGTGATTTGACGCTAAAATTTTTATTCGGAACAGGATTTAGAGAGCCTTCTGCAAAAGAGCTTTTTACCCAAACTGCTCAGAGAAAACCAAACCCAGCACTTCGACCGGAACTCATGAGAGCACATGAAATTGGTGTCGGCTATCGCTTCTTTAAGAAGTATTATGTTTCTGGACAGGGATATTATAATAGAGTTACGAACTTGATTTTGGAGTTTGCTACGACTGATACAACTACTTTGAATGGAATTGTCCCCAAGAATCCCTGGCAGCAATATCAGAATTTAGGAATTGCGAGAATCTATGGATTTGAACTAGAGACTAATCTGCATTTGCTTGACCAGTTACAGTTTTTTTTAAATTACACTTATACAAAAGGAGAATATGATAGGTTACCCTCAACACTTCAAACCTCACCGGCTACGACTGGAAGAGTTGGAGACAATCCAATCGAAGATTTAAATATGAGCGCCTTTAGGCAAGCAACCGTTACCCCCCAAACACCGAATGGACTTAATACTGTTCCTCGCTCAGGGCAAATTCCGAATATTGCGCCTCATAAAGTAAATCTAGGATTCACTCTGTTACCATTTCCTAATCTTTCAATCTACACTGGCATAAATTATGTAGATATTAGACGTACCGTTTCCACTGACCCTGTGCGAACTGTGAAAGGATACGCAATGCTAAAATTAAATATTCGCTATGAAAATTTTATCTATGAAGGTCTATATCTGCAACTTCATGTGAATAATTTGTTCAATGAACAATTCTATGATCCCGGAATTCGCTCTGCGACAGGTACTTACTATCCGACCATGCATCCATTAGAGAAACGTAATATATGGTTTACGGTTGGCTATACATTTTAG